In Schlegelella aquatica, one DNA window encodes the following:
- the kynA gene encoding tryptophan 2,3-dioxygenase gives MNTTNTPEQIVRSERAQLDFSKDMSYGDYLHLDEVLSAQHPLSPDHNEMLFIVQHQTSELWMKLMIHELRAAIGCIARDELAPAFKMLARVSKIMEQLVHAWDVLATMTPPEYSAIRPYLSNSSGFQSWQYRCIEFALGNKNAAMLKPHAHKPERLREVEAFYRAPSLYDESLRLLARRGLPVPASHVERDWTQPYVASDEVEQAWLTVYRDPEHHWDLYQLGEELTDLEDAFRLWRFRHVTTVERVIGFKRGTGGTSGVGYLRKMLDVVLFPEIWKLRTDL, from the coding sequence ATGAACACGACGAACACCCCCGAACAGATCGTCCGGAGCGAGCGGGCGCAGCTCGACTTCTCCAAGGACATGAGCTATGGCGACTACCTGCACCTGGACGAGGTGCTGTCGGCCCAGCATCCGCTCTCGCCGGACCACAACGAGATGCTGTTCATCGTGCAGCATCAGACGAGCGAGCTGTGGATGAAGCTGATGATCCACGAGCTGCGCGCGGCCATCGGCTGCATCGCGCGAGACGAACTCGCGCCCGCCTTCAAGATGCTGGCCCGCGTCTCGAAGATCATGGAGCAGCTGGTGCACGCGTGGGACGTGCTGGCGACGATGACCCCGCCCGAGTACTCCGCGATCCGGCCGTATCTGTCGAACTCCAGCGGCTTCCAAAGCTGGCAGTACCGCTGCATCGAGTTCGCGCTGGGCAACAAGAACGCCGCGATGCTCAAGCCGCACGCCCACAAGCCGGAGCGGCTGCGCGAAGTGGAGGCGTTCTACCGCGCGCCCTCGCTCTACGACGAATCGCTGCGCCTGCTGGCGCGGCGGGGCCTGCCGGTGCCGGCGAGCCACGTCGAGCGCGACTGGACGCAACCCTATGTGGCCAGCGACGAGGTCGAGCAGGCCTGGCTCACGGTGTACCGCGACCCCGAGCACCACTGGGATCTCTATCAGCTCGGCGAGGAGCTCACCGACCTGGAAGACGCCTTCCGCCTTTGGCGCTTCCGCCACGTCACCACCGTCGAGCGTGTGATCGGCTTCAAGCGAGGCACCGGCGGCACCTCGGGCGTGGGCTACCTGCGCAAGATGCTGGACGTGGTGCTGTTCCCCGAGATCTGGAAGTTGCGCACGGACCTTTGA